From a region of the candidate division KSB1 bacterium genome:
- a CDS encoding putative glycoside hydrolase has protein sequence MNHSIHCLIWLVALLGTLGCAVAVMGQNYDPPYPRVVASGPGGITFGETSIGAKPMIWAQYDLAIVYADVGRGGPEYAALLRQLNPDIVLLGLVSTQGVWPGSDPYAFHALHSYSTVTTSGVGPGSTSIPVESTAAFPNAPFYIFVGESPVYYRGKTATAFTGVAAEELKTSYPAGTKVTAPVRFVGFGMLPNLTDFCPLVEGKPAWQHLVDKRFTRADFTNFDGTAWDAFREFFYAEDFDDVDFDGNGANDFQEHGLDWINAQWRVGITNLLAYERQRFQEVHPTKPAIILVNCGGGGGERGLFSLANGIVWEGFMRFAAGWGEPWGLFANMQAWLLNGLKPSVYYIKDYVKEANAETGKNDFTYMRYGLTTALLGDGYYGRTFGDYYYISYWYDEFDTDLGHPTTMPHRLANGAYVRFFDKGAVICNPTGTTITVTDADLRSAPGYAGPYYRFRGGQDPEFNNGNLFASVQLYGWTADKPKRNRGDGILLFKEPTVAISDIIVGNYNNNDTSPGSAPASYVGTWVPMNTRWISFSDNNPYYTQWTAPADQTPEGYGYFVAAPGQGEATATYTPTIGVAGYYEVFEWHGWHGDTPASYQEASNVPYEVVVNGEVKRRGLIDQTTNYGQWNRLGLFYFPKGTVSYVRISNNANGYVISDAFRFVFRGTEKADTTPPAPPKGVRVERP, from the coding sequence ATGAATCATAGCATCCACTGCCTGATCTGGCTCGTGGCGTTGCTGGGCACGCTTGGCTGTGCCGTAGCAGTCATGGGACAGAACTACGACCCCCCCTACCCGCGCGTGGTGGCCAGCGGCCCAGGTGGGATCACCTTCGGCGAGACATCCATCGGTGCCAAGCCGATGATCTGGGCGCAGTACGACTTGGCTATTGTCTACGCGGATGTGGGCAGGGGCGGGCCGGAGTACGCCGCGCTGCTCCGCCAACTGAACCCGGACATTGTGCTCCTTGGCCTGGTGAGCACGCAAGGTGTGTGGCCGGGAAGTGACCCCTATGCCTTCCATGCCCTGCATTCCTATTCCACTGTCACGACCAGCGGGGTGGGACCTGGCTCTACCTCCATACCGGTGGAATCCACGGCCGCTTTTCCCAACGCGCCTTTCTACATCTTCGTCGGGGAAAGCCCGGTGTACTATCGCGGCAAGACGGCCACTGCTTTCACCGGCGTGGCTGCCGAGGAACTCAAGACGAGCTACCCAGCTGGCACTAAAGTCACCGCGCCCGTGCGCTTTGTGGGTTTTGGCATGTTGCCCAACCTGACCGACTTTTGCCCCCTTGTGGAGGGAAAGCCGGCCTGGCAGCACCTCGTAGACAAGAGATTCACCCGCGCGGATTTCACAAACTTTGACGGTACCGCCTGGGATGCATTCCGCGAATTTTTCTATGCCGAAGACTTTGATGACGTCGATTTTGATGGCAATGGTGCCAATGATTTCCAGGAGCACGGCCTCGATTGGATCAATGCCCAGTGGCGAGTGGGGATAACCAACCTTCTCGCTTACGAGCGCCAGCGCTTCCAGGAGGTGCATCCAACCAAGCCGGCCATCATTTTGGTCAACTGCGGCGGAGGTGGCGGTGAGCGAGGTCTGTTCAGCCTTGCCAACGGCATTGTGTGGGAAGGGTTCATGCGTTTTGCCGCGGGCTGGGGCGAACCGTGGGGCCTCTTCGCGAACATGCAGGCGTGGCTGCTCAATGGCCTTAAGCCATCGGTCTACTACATCAAAGACTATGTCAAGGAGGCAAATGCGGAGACGGGCAAGAATGACTTTACCTACATGCGCTACGGCCTGACTACAGCCCTGTTGGGCGATGGCTACTACGGCCGCACCTTTGGCGACTACTACTACATTTCCTACTGGTATGACGAATTCGACACCGATCTAGGCCACCCGACGACCATGCCCCACCGGCTTGCAAACGGTGCTTACGTGCGGTTCTTTGACAAGGGCGCCGTGATCTGTAACCCAACAGGTACCACCATTACTGTCACCGATGCCGACCTGAGGAGCGCCCCCGGGTACGCTGGGCCATATTACCGGTTCAGAGGTGGACAGGATCCGGAGTTCAACAACGGAAACCTTTTCGCCTCGGTGCAGCTCTATGGCTGGACGGCCGACAAGCCCAAGCGCAACCGTGGCGACGGTATTTTGCTCTTCAAGGAACCCACCGTGGCAATAAGTGACATCATCGTGGGCAATTACAATAACAACGATACCAGCCCCGGGAGCGCCCCCGCCAGCTACGTGGGCACCTGGGTGCCGATGAACACTCGGTGGATCAGCTTCTCGGACAACAACCCGTACTACACCCAGTGGACGGCGCCGGCAGATCAGACGCCAGAGGGGTACGGATATTTTGTTGCTGCGCCTGGACAGGGAGAGGCCACTGCCACCTACACGCCAACAATAGGCGTGGCCGGCTACTATGAGGTGTTCGAATGGCATGGCTGGCACGGCGACACACCTGCCAGCTACCAAGAGGCGAGCAACGTCCCCTACGAGGTGGTGGTCAACGGAGAGGTGAAGCGGCGCGGCCTCATCGACCAGACCACCAACTATGGCCAATGGAACCGATTGGGCTTGTTCTATTTCCCCAAAGGTACGGTCAGCTACGTGCGCATCAGCAATAATGCCAATGGCTACGTGATCTCTGACGCCTTCCGTTTTGTGTTCCGCGGGACTGAGAAGGCGGA